From one Thermococcus sp. Bubb.Bath genomic stretch:
- the hypA gene encoding hydrogenase nickel incorporation protein HypA, with protein sequence MHEWALADAIVRTVLDYANREGAKRVKAVKVVLGELQDVDGEIVKFAMEQLFSGTIAEGAKIEFIGEEAVFRCRNCGYEWKLREVKNRFDERLREDMHFIPEVVHAFLACPKCGSHDFEIVKGRGVYVAGIMIEKGGDA encoded by the coding sequence ATGCACGAGTGGGCACTGGCGGATGCCATAGTTAGGACCGTCCTTGACTACGCCAACAGAGAAGGAGCGAAGCGCGTCAAGGCGGTCAAGGTAGTCCTTGGGGAACTGCAGGACGTTGATGGGGAGATAGTGAAGTTCGCAATGGAACAGCTTTTCTCTGGCACGATTGCAGAGGGAGCGAAGATAGAGTTCATTGGGGAGGAAGCTGTCTTCAGGTGCCGGAACTGCGGCTATGAATGGAAGCTCAGGGAAGTTAAGAACAGATTCGACGAGCGCCTGAGGGAGGACATGCACTTCATTCCAGAGGTTGTTCACGCCTTTTTGGCCTGTCCGAAGTGCGGAAGTCATGACTTCGAGATCGTCAAAGGTAGGGGCGTTTACGTCGCCGGAATAATGATTGAGAAGGGGGGAGATGCATGA
- a CDS encoding Mrp/NBP35 family ATP-binding protein, with protein MAGIDPREIAINARLEGVKRIIPVVSGKGGVGKSLVSTTLALVLAEKGYKVGLLDLDFHGASDHVILGFEPKEFPEEDKGVVPHIVHGIKFMTIAYYTEDRPTPLRGKEISDALIELLTITRWDELDYLIIDMPPGLGDQLLDVLRFLKRGEFLVVATPSKLSLNVVRKLIELLKEEGHKVIGVVENMKLRSEQLDEEKDVERLAEEFGVPYLASIPFYPDLDSKVGNVEELMKTEFTGKIRELAGKL; from the coding sequence ATGGCTGGAATAGACCCGCGCGAGATAGCGATAAACGCGAGGCTTGAAGGGGTCAAGCGCATCATACCCGTCGTCAGCGGAAAGGGCGGCGTTGGGAAGTCGCTCGTATCAACGACCCTCGCTCTTGTCCTGGCGGAGAAGGGCTACAAGGTCGGCCTTCTGGACTTAGATTTCCACGGCGCGAGCGACCACGTCATTCTCGGTTTTGAGCCCAAGGAGTTCCCCGAGGAGGACAAAGGTGTTGTCCCTCACATTGTTCACGGAATAAAATTCATGACGATAGCCTACTACACCGAAGACAGGCCCACCCCTCTCCGCGGGAAGGAGATAAGTGATGCCCTCATCGAACTGCTCACGATAACCCGCTGGGACGAGCTTGACTACCTCATCATAGACATGCCCCCAGGTTTAGGTGACCAGCTCCTCGATGTCCTCCGCTTCCTTAAGAGAGGAGAGTTCCTGGTGGTCGCGACGCCCTCGAAGCTCTCTCTCAACGTTGTGAGGAAGCTCATTGAGCTCCTCAAGGAGGAAGGACACAAGGTCATTGGGGTCGTTGAGAACATGAAACTCCGTTCGGAGCAACTCGACGAGGAGAAGGACGTTGAAAGGCTCGCGGAGGAGTTCGGCGTTCCCTACCTGGCCAGCATACCGTTCTATCCTGACCTCGACTCGAAGGTTGGAAACGTTGAAGAACTAATGAAGACAGAGTTTACAGGGAAGATAAGGGAGCTGGCTGGGAAGCTTTAA
- a CDS encoding nucleotidyltransferase domain-containing protein — MNGIKLIRETVKAVSKELGIPVVDVILFGSRAKGNARPDSDWDILIVTVEKLDWKERLKLTGEIRKRLAKGGMASDILVI, encoded by the coding sequence ATGAATGGAATAAAGCTCATCAGAGAGACTGTTAAGGCCGTCTCAAAAGAGCTCGGGATTCCCGTTGTTGATGTAATTCTCTTCGGCTCTCGGGCTAAAGGCAATGCCCGCCCCGACTCCGACTGGGACATCCTCATAGTCACGGTCGAAAAGCTTGATTGGAAGGAGCGTCTAAAGCTTACCGGGGAGATACGAAAAAGGCTTGCCAAAGGGGGTATGGCCTCTGATATACTCGTTATCTAG
- a CDS encoding HEPN domain-containing protein, with product MSHLDWIRKGEDDLKLAELALENGIYDYVAFHAQQAVEKFLKAFLVKNGRPIMKTHDIAYLTEKCRGIDPSFQELYEINAHYLSDFAVEVQYTGYYSVPKELAEEAIEIAKAVLDFVIDKLGDQNERP from the coding sequence ATGAGCCACCTCGACTGGATTAGAAAGGGAGAGGACGATTTGAAGCTGGCAGAGCTTGCCCTTGAGAACGGCATCTACGATTACGTGGCATTCCATGCACAACAGGCGGTTGAGAAATTCCTGAAGGCTTTTCTCGTTAAGAACGGGCGGCCTATAATGAAAACTCATGACATTGCCTATCTCACAGAAAAATGCAGAGGGATAGACCCTTCGTTTCAGGAGCTCTATGAGATCAATGCCCACTACCTTTCCGACTTTGCAGTGGAAGTTCAATATACCGGCTACTATTCCGTCCCGAAAGAACTCGCCGAAGAGGCCATTGAAATAGCAAAGGCAGTTCTGGACTTCGTGATTGATAAGCTTGGTGATCAAAATGAACGCCCTTGA
- a CDS encoding hydrogenase 3 maturation endopeptidase HyCI has protein sequence MNALEEIFSGKKRIVICGIGNDIRGDDAFGVLVAERLKELVKNPGVLVINCGEVPENYTSKIAGFNPDLVVFVDAVDFRGDVGEFIIADPEGTLGEAVSTHGLPLKFVTQYMKTFIKADFVLIGCQPGSTGLFEEPSELIRERAGRLAELLAKILEG, from the coding sequence ATGAACGCCCTTGAGGAAATCTTCTCCGGAAAAAAGAGGATCGTGATATGTGGAATTGGCAACGACATAAGGGGAGACGATGCCTTCGGTGTCCTCGTTGCGGAGAGGCTGAAGGAGCTGGTAAAAAATCCTGGAGTCCTTGTAATCAACTGCGGCGAGGTTCCAGAGAACTACACGAGCAAGATAGCGGGCTTCAATCCAGACCTTGTCGTCTTCGTTGATGCTGTGGACTTCAGGGGAGATGTTGGAGAGTTCATCATAGCAGACCCAGAGGGAACTCTTGGAGAAGCCGTTTCGACCCACGGCCTTCCACTCAAGTTCGTGACCCAGTACATGAAGACGTTCATCAAGGCGGACTTCGTCCTGATAGGCTGTCAGCCGGGTTCAACGGGACTCTTTGAGGAGCCGAGCGAGCTAATAAGGGAGCGGGCGGGGAGGTTAGCAGAACTGCTTGCTAAAATATTAGAGGGCTGA
- a CDS encoding PIN domain-containing protein, producing the protein MRERIVVDTNVLFSFFKRESTTRRLILCISAVSTIYAPEYLLEELRRYSKLIQKKAGISEEEFNKILDRLRKYILFVEYPSYEDWIDVAVGITPDPKDVDFVALALKFDAILWSNDKALKEIGGIKVMNTGEIISMYPDCLGFSVE; encoded by the coding sequence TTGAGAGAAAGAATCGTGGTTGATACCAACGTGCTCTTCTCGTTTTTCAAGCGTGAGAGTACCACCCGAAGGTTAATCCTCTGCATTTCAGCTGTTTCAACGATTTATGCTCCGGAATATCTACTCGAAGAGCTGAGGAGGTATTCTAAGCTGATCCAGAAAAAAGCTGGAATCTCAGAAGAGGAGTTTAACAAAATCCTCGACCGCCTCAGGAAGTACATTCTCTTCGTTGAGTACCCCTCTTATGAGGATTGGATTGATGTTGCAGTGGGTATCACACCGGATCCAAAGGATGTGGACTTCGTTGCCTTGGCTCTAAAATTTGATGCCATACTATGGAGCAATGACAAGGCTCTGAAGGAGATTGGAGGAATAAAAGTCATGAACACAGGGGAGATCATCTCAATGTATCCAGACTGTCTCGGGTTCTCAGTGGAGTGA
- the mobA gene encoding molybdenum cofactor guanylyltransferase MobA, with the protein MIGAILAGGRGRRFGGDKLLFRINGKPLLLYTLERLEQAEKIDKIVLVASKENAENVKGFGYKVVVDELMVGPMGGIHAALSLGDAFVVAGDMPLLVPEFIDFIIESFQKAKKPACVPRWGNGYLEPLHAAYSSSFRGFLEERINSGNYAINQAIRESDACYVEIEKLPEGWRESFFNVNTREDLGRLTPLRTRDSLDTLR; encoded by the coding sequence ATGATAGGAGCCATCTTGGCAGGTGGGAGGGGCAGGCGCTTCGGTGGAGATAAGCTTCTCTTCAGGATCAACGGGAAGCCCCTCCTGCTCTACACCCTTGAGAGATTGGAGCAGGCGGAAAAAATAGACAAGATAGTTCTCGTTGCCTCGAAGGAAAACGCGGAGAATGTGAAGGGTTTTGGGTATAAGGTTGTGGTTGATGAACTGATGGTCGGGCCGATGGGCGGGATTCACGCCGCTTTGAGCCTCGGCGATGCCTTTGTTGTCGCCGGCGATATGCCTCTCCTCGTCCCTGAGTTCATCGACTTCATCATCGAGAGCTTTCAGAAGGCCAAAAAGCCCGCCTGTGTGCCAAGGTGGGGCAATGGCTACCTCGAACCACTCCATGCGGCTTATTCAAGCTCGTTTAGGGGCTTTTTAGAGGAGCGGATAAACTCAGGGAACTACGCGATAAACCAGGCGATAAGGGAGAGCGACGCCTGTTATGTTGAGATTGAAAAACTGCCGGAGGGCTGGAGGGAGAGCTTTTTCAACGTGAACACAAGGGAGGATTTGGGGAGGCTCACTCCACTGAGAACCCGAGACAGTCTGGATACATTGAGATGA